Below is a window of Poecilia reticulata strain Guanapo linkage group LG8, Guppy_female_1.0+MT, whole genome shotgun sequence DNA.
TGAATGTAGATTTTAAGAGTACTACTATGCATACTGCTTCTGAAAATCTTCTATGGAAGAAACAAGATTATTTGctttcttaaataaatcaagtgTAAGAGGTCTGTAATTAGTGTAGACTATTTTCGTTCAGGGTTAACTCATCtatatattgtatttatatacaatatatagtatATATGTCTTATTCTGAGGTGCTTCTAATGCCAAAAGAACCTTTTAAAGTCtgagtgtttgttttcatgactagattaaatgtttcacataatgcaaacttttaaagtttttactcACTGTAAAAGTATTTGGTTAAAGATTAGATTTTGAACTAGAGATAATTCAGTGCATCACAARCCCCTTAAACTCTGTATAAGTTGTTTCATTTGTGCCACCGAGTACCTCTGAAGCAGATCTAGTATTGTTAGTAGCTAACTGTTAGCCAGTTGCAGTATTATCCTCACATTGTTTAGAAATCAGTCACATCTTGCCAGCTACTTTGTCAAAACAAGACGCCTTTATTGGTCACGTCTGTCAACACAATGATTAACTTGTCACTTCTTGTAACTTCTtcttgtttcattaaaaaaaaaaaacatgccacatgTTACATTGTTGGTGAATATTGCGATAAAGATatgtctttaaacatttaactttacaGTGTTTCGGTTCATTTCCACTAACACCTCTTCAGCGTGGCTCATCTTTGCTTAAGTTTGTTCCACTTTGGGTGGTTTTTCGTAGCAACTCAAGTGAGTGGGGTTTTCATACAGTGGGCAGCACCACTGTACGAGACCATGTTGTGTTTGCATGACGTGATCGACATGATGACGCAACAATGGAAGAGATGGAGCTTTTGTTTGTGGGTGTTTGTCTGATAATGGCAAAAAGCCAGAGACTGAGATATTGACAGACAGTCTTCTGGTGTCGGGTTTTAAGCCTAACTAACTCACCACACTTGAAGTTGGTACTAAAAAGGGGGCTGGTAGCACAAAACAAGTAGTCTTTTGTGATTCTAATGCTGCATTTGCTTCTGTAGCAATGGCAGTAAGCTTGTGATATACTGTGCAGCCATAGACTTCGGTGGTAAATGGAGGACCGCTTATTGCCTGGTCGACTGCTCAGGTGACTGTCTAGATGCAAATGCATGGAATGCCGTCTGTTGGTGCAGTCTCATTAATCTTCTAGTAAATCGTTCTCAATTTgcttaaaatatacaaatattacattatatGTGCTGCACTCTAATATTCCACTCCTTCATCAAGCAGACATCATGTTCATCATCATGGTCTTATCACCATTTCACCAGTCTGGCTCCAGAACAATCGACTTGATCGACAAAATCAGTCTCTAAAGCCATCAGTAAAGCGCATCATAAGGCATAATCCACTTATACACTGTGTTGGATCGGTTTATATCGAGTTTATTGCCTTATGAGGTCTGCACCCATGAaaactggaaactttttttcttagatactgtgtttgttgttttgtgttggtTACACCCTTTTGTGCCTCACTGTGATATTGGTAGACCGAtgatttgttgtattttaagacggatgtttgttttctttacagcGGCTGAAGGATGAGATAGCAGAAGTGACCAGTGAGATTGAGAATCTCGGCTCCACTGaagagaggtaaaaaaaaaaaaaaaaaagcagacctTACTCTTCCTTTAATGTTTTGCCTAAGCTGGCTCATTGCATCCCCTCTATTAAGTTAGCAAAATGAAGCTGTCAATTATTCATGTTTGATGGCTAAGTTGGGCTTTCCATCACACCAAATGTCCTCCATAAATTGGCTCTGCTTTTAAGgcagtttaaatgtttcatcagGCACACCCCCCATGATGGGAGGCCTCATTGAATAATGCAGTGGGTGTACTGGCAGAAGCAGACAATGGATGGTCTCTGGAGAAGGAGGGGCTGGGATTTGGTCTACTTAAGTGGATGGGGATCCTATCAGCTATGAAAAATTCCATCCAACACTTTTCCACTTGCATCAGTAACCCACGGAGGATCCAYGTACTTTCTTGTGATTTGATTTGCATGtgttaaatgtagaaaaatctaTCCGAAAAGCTCATCTTATCACTGCCAAGATGAGTGCTGGACTTTGGCATTTAAAAACCAAAGGAACACGGATGTCAATGAAAGGAGGCGATGACGTGTCCTCAGCTCAGAATCGAGGCGCACTTTGACCCCTGAATTATTCAGAGCCTGAGAAATGAGACATTCCCATATGCAGCTCAACcttttaacatctcacttgaTCGGCACGGCATCACTAGCCCCtgccagaaagaaaaatgtcagagggAAAGACACTTCACACTGAATAAATTTACTGTGTCTGCCTGTTCcctgctggttttttttttccaccaaccAGGATCGAACCAGAACaatttgttgaaataatttgtgactttttttacttttagttttgctttggCAAAGGACATAATCCCATCAATCTCTtggtcctgttttttttttttttgttttttttctcagttgtgaatattttttcactttttgtgacAATGATTACAGTAAaagcacaaactttaatgtattattgggagtttttgtttcaaacgGACAGAAAGTAGAGCATAATTGTGTgtgggaataaaaataaaagcagtagCAAAGTAGAAATCTGCAAAAACTCATTTAGAGCCTAAACTTATAAACTGGATGAAGCACATCAGGTTACAACAATTTTCATGTCTTGCGATGCATTCAAAATTGGATTCCCATAGCTTACTGCTGCCACTAACAAATTTCACCACAGGGATGGCATGTTAAGGATGATGTTTAGTGTTAGTTTTACACATCACATAGTGATTTACTTGAAggctaaaatgtttaattgtgaGCTGTTGCGGTAATAATTASTGGTATCGGGGTTCTGAATATATACAAATGCACactttttagatgtttccccCTCAAAGCTTTAATGTCATAAATTAATCTCTGTTCTACAACAAATTGTGTTGCTGTCAAGAACAGCTGATGACATTACTCCTTGCTGACTTTCCAGGAAAAATATGCAGAGGAACAAACAGGTGGCCATGGGCCGAAAGAAATTCAACATGGACCCCAAAAAGGTTTGTGtcttaaaaacaagttttcttcccCTCACGCTTRAACGTGTAGTGTGTAATTTGGATGTCTGGTCTCTTCCTCAGGGGATCCAGTTCCTGATTGAGAATGACTTGCTGAAGAACACCAGCGACAACATTGCTCAGTTCCTCTACAAAGGCGAGGGTCTGAACAAAACWGCCATCGGGGATTATCTGGGAGAGAGGTCAGCAGagttctttctttcctctttttgctCTTTCTAAACATCTCGCTCTTTTGCTTTTGATCTCTCTTTAGCAGCACACGTCCCTGTGCATCCCTGTGAGAGATGAAAGCGCTGAATGCAGAGAGCRTAGCTATGCTATTGCTTTGTTTCCGCTTTGTCAGGCCCACACCCCTTCCTTTCCCAAACACTGGATATTGGTTCCACATTTCAAGCACTGTCTCAGGACAGTGCCACTTACTCAACAGTCCTCCACATGTCTTTGGTTAGTACACTCATTCATTCCAAGTGATGGGCCAAGAGACTCAGAAATTGGGAATGCGTATGTTTTACGTATTTAAGGATTTCACTGGAGAGAAAAGATCATCAGTAGAGAATGTGATCAATGTCCAGWCTGCTCTACTCAGGGTTTGATGGGAAATTAGGTCTATGTTCACAGTGGGATCCACTATAAGCCCTTGCTGGATTAtcaagttttaaagttttttgatGTCTTCATTGCATGAAGAGTCTTGAGATTCTGGTGGTCATTTGTCCACTGGAAGTGGTGACTGGATATGATGCTTAGCTCCTTAGAGCCTCGTCATCATCCCAAAGGAGAGATCATttactttaaaagattttaaggGCGGGATGATCTCATGCTCGAGTTTGGATGATAAGTAAGCAGGGCGGGGGGATTCATCTTCCCTCCTGTTGGATTCATGGGGAGTATCGCTTATAACACTGATGTTTTCAACTGGTTTCAAGTTGGTCAGAAACGGAGTCCACAGACACATCTTTAAgcttacatttttacatttttaattttttttttcttttgcgtatATAAATTTGTACAATGCTCAGGTGTTTACATACCAATATCGTTTACCAGTTTTCTTTGGGCACAGAGAAATTGTGAATTTTGTTGCCAATTTCTTACTCCTGGATTTTTATAAAGCTTTGCCCTGCTCGTACCAGATTAGGCCAATTTAAATTTCTCAGTAAGACATGCAAGATGTTAGAACAGCTTTAGACRTATTTTTCTAGCCTTCTTGCTGTGAGCAAATTACCAGTGACTGGAACaagaatggatttttttaatgttttgattaaacaaaacatatttggcTCGAGTTAAAGATCTGCCGATTCTGCTTACCTGATTATGAAATTCTGGAGGTAAATGTTAGGATAACTcttaacattttgaatatttattttaaataagtRTTGATTTGCTCACTACRTTGSTGTAACACATTTATCTGGCTTTGTTTCCATCAGAGATGAATTCAATATCCAAGTCCTCCATGCTTTTGTGGAGCTTCATGAGTTCACAGACCTCAACCTGGTTCAGGCCCTGAGGTAAGACGTCTACTTTCAAAAGTTGCAAGGGTGCAGCTGTTAGCTTTAGTCTCATAAAACACAGAGGCAAAGAAATTCATCTGCTTCCCAGAGGAAGTGAGAACATTGCTGATTAAAGTTTGTATCATAACAGGCAGTTCCTGTGGAGTTTTCGTCTTCCGGGAGAAGCCCAGAAGATCGACCGTATGATGGAAGCCTTCGCTCAGCGCTACTGCCAGTGCAACCCTGGTGTTTTCCAGTCCACAGGTAAATTTGATGTGTTGCTACAACTCCAcagctttacaaaaaatgtgAGTTAGACGGTATGTTCAATATCTGAATATACTTTCTTGATCTCGTAGAGAAAAATGACAGTTGGAAAGCTAATAAccaaaatgaaatttaagaaaatggtaaaaagtatATATGTATATGGAAACATTTACAAATCCATATAGGAGTTCAGAGAAAACTTAAACTTGGAGTCGCTCAGAGTTGGGAGTTGCATAATTTGATGGCTACAGGCAGGAATGATCTCCTGCGGTGCtttgtgtgatttgttttttattctaaacaggattttattattaagaattccacagaaatatgcaaaaaggcatgcaaaaaatgtaaccaGAGTGcacacagttttcatttttctatgtTTAGTCTCCTGTTACATCTGGGTATCACACCCAGTCGGAATATGtatgagaaaaacacagactgtAAGGCCAAGACGTGGTGGCCAGTTGAGGAAGATCATTTCAAAGCGGCTCCTTATCAGCTCAGCACGTGGTTTCTGGAAAACGATGCTCCCAACAGATCAGGCGCTAACATGCATCAGATGgatatgaatatttaatgtgCTTTCTCAAACCTAGCAGTGCTGATAAAGTGCTGCTGTGTCAGCTGTGTCGTTCCTCCGTTCATACTCGATGCACGTTTAGAGATGTGCATGCATGCTGGAGTGCCCACGTGTGGTCTGCCCACTCTGCTCGCAGACAGTACTACATCTGTCCACTCCTCTGTGTCCAAAATCATGCTGCATTCAGCTCAGCAGGCTCACAATCATACTTAATCATATTATTATACAGTGGAACCATGTTTGTGATGAACTTTAACTTTTCACCCACTTGTAAACCGTCCGGCTGTTGCTGTGCGTTACAGACACGTGCTACATCCTTTCGTTTGCCATCATTATGCTGAACACCAGCCTTCACAACCCCAACGTGAAGGACAAGCCGACCGTGGAGCGTTTCATCTCTATGAACAGAGGCATCAACGACGGAGGAGACCTACCTGAAGACCTGCTCAGGGTGAAAAGAGTTTCCCTACTTAACCCCCAGTGATCTTTACCTGTCATATATATWttttttttcatcaaactttattttcttttgtcgCAGAATCTATACGACAGCATAAAGAATGAACCTTTCAAAATTCCCGAGGACGACGGCAATGacctcacacacactttcttcAACCCGGACAGAGAAGGCTGGCTGCTGAAGCTGGGTGAGTTTGAGACTCTGGCATtacatctctgcagctctttccAATAGAAGACTTTGTTTTGGCAGCGTTCTCTCCAGAGCTCTATGGCCTGTgagtgcctgtgtgtgtgttaaggTGCAAGTGTTCATATGGGAATAGgtgtgcaaaacacctgaagGCATCTCTCTCTGCCTGCTTTAATGTATAATGAATCAAGACTAGAACAAGTCAAGGCATTTCAATTATTTAAGATCTTTTCATAAACTACATTCCAAGCACGCAGAGGAAAAGCGACTGAATTGCATGCATTTGAAAGTAAACACACactttgaactttattttatcaGGTTACAACTATAAATGTTGCCTTTTATCAGGATTTTGGGATATACAGAAGGAAAGCGACACATGGTTTTAAAGATGTTGTATTTAACCCCCATTACTTTGATACGCCCAAGTACAATCCAGTACGACCAGTTGCCCTCAAAAGTCCCCTAATTATGAAGTCCAGCTGTgagtaatttaatctcagtataaatatgAATATCCTGTGAAGCTTTCAGAGGTGTGTTTGAGAAGAttggagaacaaacagcatcatgaatgCAGCAGATAGTTTAGGGATGAAGTTTTAAAGCAGGGATAGGTTGGAAAACAACATCCCAAAGAGCTTTGTTAATATAAACCTGCAGAGACATGACTGTACAGCCTATCCAactctgtattttcttttttttttttagatttttactcaTAATACATTTTGAGCCACAAATcaattttctttcctcctcacAATTCTAGATGACTTTGTTTATCACATTAGGATCCCAAATGAATAGATTGAAGTTTGacgttgtaatgtgacaaaatgtggaacaaaTACATGTACCAATAACTGTTATAGAAATAATTTCACATCCTCTCTGTCCCCTGACTTTTCAATCTTTGTTTCCTCTGAGATGTTTCCGTTGTACAGCTTCACTGTGAACAAGGAGGCCTGCATGAATTTKGAMTATTTGGAATGGAagaatcaaatatttacatcacAGTGAATCTTTACAACCAACTGTAACAAAAAGTGAACAGTTACTTTTTCCAATGACTCCTAATGGGGAGAAATGAGTCAAATAATCACGGTGGAAGGTCAATTACTTGACATAACTGAAATAAAcctcaatttttattttttatttatttattttttacttgtagTGTTTTACAGAAGCCATCCACATTGAGTGGAGCTCCCCCTTGTGGAATGGAAGCTGTAAAGCAGTTCATTGAAACCtctctgatttaaaaaagactGTGGTGATATAATTACTTACCATTtgatttgttatgttttttttttccccctcttcgtttgtttgtttgttcccaTGATTTTGGCTGTTGTCTTTCCTCAGGAGGTATGTACACCTGCTCTTCCGAAAAAGCTAGTCCATCTCTCGGCTCTCAGGTGCTTTTGGTGGTCTGCCATGCTTTCTGTTCCGtttctcatgttttaaatttgattcaaaCAAGGTTATGTCACTTTTTCGTCTCTTCATTGGCTCAATTGAAATTTCAGAtgtttgtctcctttttttatgtcaataagCTGATGGGTTTTATCTTCGCTGGGCGGTCGCTGAGTGCATTCGCCACTTATTGGGCTCGAACTcagggagctgctgctgctgctgaacagcttttattcctctgtatGCTCTGGTGGTCACTCTCTTGGATCTCCTTTTTTTGTTAGGAAGGTGCATTATACCTTTTTAACATCCTCTGAGCACAGAAAAGATTTTAGAAATAACCAAAACCTTAGAGAGTTGCTCTGTGGTTGCATGAAAAGGGAATACTGCATCTTTTTATCAGCACAAGTCTGCTCTACTTATCTCATGCTAGAACTGGATCTGAAGAGTAAAAGTGTGGTTGCAGCCTGTTTTGGTGGACCGGAGTGGAAAAAACTGAGTGGGGGGAACATCGCAAAAATTGGACTCAATTGGCATATCTAAGCAAAACACGCAAAAAATGCAAATTGGGTTGATCTGCCAGAATTATGagcttcctcctctctgcaggagttaaaaacatgaacatttgcTTGTTgtataaaaccaaaacatgctTCCTCTTGACCTCCTACGGCCTATCTTGCATGGGCTACTCCCTCCTCTCCAGCTCCATTCCAGTCCAACAACATCCACATTCCCCTCCTGCAACAGCAGGCTGGTTGGTTTATCCTCTTTCCGGATGCTGTTGCAGAGgggactcttttttttctgtgaggaaCCGACGTGGCTTGTCTGGAAACGGCTCAATGATCTTTGTGATTCTGCCTAtgcatctgtgttttttttctgttggtctgctttgtttttgtttctgttcgaCRCGAGTCGAGGAGCCACAGATCTTCCTCTCTGTCAAACGTCAACAATGTCTGTAGATACTAAGCTTAGACATAAGTTGTGTCTGGAATATGATTGGATATCATATACAGTCTTTGCTGTCATATGATGACAAAAGTGTGTTCTTTGATTTGTACAGAAGTTTCTAAACCTGACCTGTTGGGGAGAAAAAAGGGTTGTGCTGCAcacctttgtttctttttactaaCCTCGGTGGTGGGATTTTCTTGTCTAGACAAACAGGAAATTCAAGTCTGAGATGCCTTTAGAGAAGGCAAGAGTCCTGTCTGGCTCGAGCTCTCctatttttctcagtttgtcGGCATCCCATCCCAGCATTTAGCCGTCCATCTGCTTCTCTAATCAGGTTTCCCTTCACAGRAAGTATTGGTGACAAAGAGGCCAAAGAGGTCAACCATAGATCAGTGAGTGCAGAGTTACCCACCAAACCCCCTGTGGTTCAAACCAAATCCTCAGGCACCTCTTATTTTGCTAAATCAGATAAAGTTTGAACCTGGCATTAAAATCCATCCTGAACATTCAGGTTTTAGTTTATGTCTTTacttgcaaataaatacaagtcaCTGAGTGGTCgacataatttatttgaaagtaaaacaCATCTTGATGTTTCATATTGACTGCCTTCTTTTAAGTACATGCCCCAGTGAAtcagagagaaataaatgttttaaagctggGTGGGATGCAAAGCAAGGAGTTTTAGTCTGTAAATCTTAATTTATGAGGCCAGTAGTTTTCAAATGTCCATAAAGTCTAGTGAAGGGGAGCACTTGGTGATAAGCGGTGTGGTTAACAGGAGACCCCTGGAGCCgtcatctgtctgtctgtccataCATCCGTCTGCCTGTCTGCTGCTCCACTCGGTGCTTCTGGTACTCGTCTCTCTTTCTCCTCGTCTCTTCGTCTCGCTGAGCCGTTCTGATTCTGGCTATTTGCTCCACAGGGGGCCGTGTTAAAACTTGGAAGAGAAGATGGTTCATTCTCACAGACAACTGTCTTTATTACTTCGAGTACACCACAGTGAGTGTCATTTATCACAGATCCCGTTGCACGTTATTCTGTAGAACCCAgtcatttacatttctttttttttttttttcaggacaaAGAGCCCAGAGGCATCATACCGTTGGAGAATCTGAGCATCAGGGAAGTTGAGGACAAGAAGCCTGTAAGTAGTGCACCCTCTAGTGGTGCGTATAAAGATTACAAACGATAAGATCTGTATAGTGTGTTAGATTTGGCAGCAGCTTGGAATTGTAATTTTCATGTTCTGGAATTCTGTCCATGTTATTTCTGCAGAATTGCTTTGAACTTTTCATCCCCGACAACAAAGATCAGGTAATAAAAGCTTGCAAAACTGAGGCRGATGGACGCGTTGTCGAGGGCAACCACACCTTCTATCGCATCTCTGCCCCCACTGCAGAGGAgaaagatgaatggatgaacagCATAAAGTAAGACCTTTTTCTTACAGTGCAGCTTGTTCCCTCTGGAACTGGAGTTTGAAACCTCATTTTAATATGTtagaatgtcccagtcaaagtccagacctaaatccactTCAGAATGTGTTgcacaatttaaaattaatgttcaCACATAAATTTTGCAGATCCATTGAAgtctgttgttttattgtgaacaaatttggaaaagaaaatctaggaatatgaaataaatacattaaaactacATAGATCTGCAGATACCCGTCACTATTACAGCTCTATAAAGGTGTAGTAGTTTGCACACTATTCCTTTGCCTTTTTCCGCCAACAGCTTTCTCTGTGTCTTTTTCCACAGAGCTGCTATTAGCAGGGACCCCTTTTATGAGATGCTTGCAGCCAGGAAGAAGAAAGTGTCGTCAATTAAGAGGCACTGAGCTCCTGCGACGTTGCACTTGACAGAAAAAGGGGGCTGGAGGTCTGACTCTCTGCCTCCCCCACCTGGGTAGGTGCAGAAGCCACGGTTGAGGTCCCCCTCAGATGTCTCCAAGGGATTCTTCACGGATTGGTTCTGGAACTCTACAggccataaaaaaataaataaataggaagCATGCTGGGGATTTAGATAAGAGCCGGGTCAAAGCTTCCTCCAACCTTCTGTCTGAATGTCTAGTCTTTTCTCTCACAGCTTTGGAGGTTCTGTGTCTCAGGCAGGAAGGGAATCTTGCTGGTAAAATCCCCTttgaaaaagctttaaaaagtcattattcAAATTCATTGCATATATTGACAAGAGGCTCCTCTTGCACACGTCGTTTTTACTCAGCAGGTCTGACYCAAGTGTGGCACCAACAACCAAAAGATTCCTCAAAGCTCTTCTCTGATGTGCTTTAATATCTTTTAGTAACAAGTgtctatttttaaagctttcacCGTTTGAGTTCTTTTTGTCTGCCTTTGAATATAATAGAGCTTTCTTGCAGCAGTAGCTGCTGAAAGACTTTCAGATGGAGGGTTGGAGCCATTTGGAATatttagtcctttttttttctttttaaagaaagtgtAACTCTAAAACCTGTTACAAAAGAGTTGCCACTCAGGAGATTAAAACAACAATGGAGAGCT
It encodes the following:
- the cyth1a gene encoding cytohesin-1a isoform X3 gives rise to the protein MVLKSEEGVVPDDLTPAEQQELENIRRRKQELLEDIQRLKDEIAEVTSEIENLGSTEERKNMQRNKQVAMGRKKFNMDPKKGIQFLIENDLLKNTSDNIAQFLYKGEGLNKTAIGDYLGERDEFNIQVLHAFVELHEFTDLNLVQALRQFLWSFRLPGEAQKIDRMMEAFAQRYCQCNPGVFQSTDTCYILSFAIIMLNTSLHNPNVKDKPTVERFISMNRGINDGGDLPEDLLRNLYDSIKNEPFKIPEDDGNDLTHTFFNPDREGWLLKLGGGRVKTWKRRWFILTDNCLYYFEYTTDKEPRGIIPLENLSIREVEDKKPNCFELFIPDNKDQVIKACKTEADGRVVEGNHTFYRISAPTAEEKDEWMNSIKAAISRDPFYEMLAARKKKVSSIKRH
- the cyth1a gene encoding cytohesin-1a isoform X4, with translation MEGESHVPDDLTPAEQQELENIRRRKQELLEDIQRLKDEIAEVTSEIENLGSTEERKNMQRNKQVAMGRKKFNMDPKKGIQFLIENDLLKNTSDNIAQFLYKGEGLNKTAIGDYLGERDEFNIQVLHAFVELHEFTDLNLVQALRQFLWSFRLPGEAQKIDRMMEAFAQRYCQCNPGVFQSTDTCYILSFAIIMLNTSLHNPNVKDKPTVERFISMNRGINDGGDLPEDLLRNLYDSIKNEPFKIPEDDGNDLTHTFFNPDREGWLLKLGGGRVKTWKRRWFILTDNCLYYFEYTTDKEPRGIIPLENLSIREVEDKKPNCFELFIPDNKDQVIKACKTEADGRVVEGNHTFYRISAPTAEEKDEWMNSIKAAISRDPFYEMLAARKKKVSSIKRH
- the cyth1a gene encoding cytohesin-1a isoform X1; this translates as MGTVSELCVSSLQTFLCPAVKTPPVPDDLTPAEQQELENIRRRKQELLEDIQRLKDEIAEVTSEIENLGSTEERKNMQRNKQVAMGRKKFNMDPKKGIQFLIENDLLKNTSDNIAQFLYKGEGLNKTAIGDYLGERDEFNIQVLHAFVELHEFTDLNLVQALRQFLWSFRLPGEAQKIDRMMEAFAQRYCQCNPGVFQSTDTCYILSFAIIMLNTSLHNPNVKDKPTVERFISMNRGINDGGDLPEDLLRNLYDSIKNEPFKIPEDDGNDLTHTFFNPDREGWLLKLGGGRVKTWKRRWFILTDNCLYYFEYTTDKEPRGIIPLENLSIREVEDKKPNCFELFIPDNKDQVIKACKTEADGRVVEGNHTFYRISAPTAEEKDEWMNSIKAAISRDPFYEMLAARKKKVSSIKRH
- the cyth1a gene encoding cytohesin-1a isoform X2, encoding MQRNKQVAMGRKKFNMDPKKGIQFLIENDLLKNTSDNIAQFLYKGEGLNKTAIGDYLGERDEFNIQVLHAFVELHEFTDLNLVQALRQFLWSFRLPGEAQKIDRMMEAFAQRYCQCNPGVFQSTDTCYILSFAIIMLNTSLHNPNVKDKPTVERFISMNRGINDGGDLPEDLLRNLYDSIKNEPFKIPEDDGNDLTHTFFNPDREGWLLKLGGRVKTWKRRWFILTDNCLYYFEYTTDKEPRGIIPLENLSIREVEDKKPNCFELFIPDNKDQVIKACKTEADGRVVEGNHTFYRISAPTAEEKDEWMNSIKAAISRDPFYEMLAARKKKVSSIKRH
- the cyth1a gene encoding cytohesin-1a isoform X5, translating into MQRNKQVAMGRKKFNMDPKKGIQFLIENDLLKNTSDNIAQFLYKGEGLNKTAIGDYLGERDEFNIQVLHAFVELHEFTDLNLVQALRQFLWSFRLPGEAQKIDRMMEAFAQRYCQCNPGVFQSTDTCYILSFAIIMLNTSLHNPNVKDKPTVERFISMNRGINDGGDLPEDLLRNLYDSIKNEPFKIPEDDGNDLTHTFFNPDREGWLLKLGGGRVKTWKRRWFILTDNCLYYFEYTTDKEPRGIIPLENLSIREVEDKKPNCFELFIPDNKDQVIKACKTEADGRVVEGNHTFYRISAPTAEEKDEWMNSIKAAISRDPFYEMLAARKKKVSSIKRH